One stretch of Streptomyces peucetius DNA includes these proteins:
- a CDS encoding ABC transporter ATP-binding protein, which yields MAELKKTNEAVDATPNVAKVETVDAASEAAAVQAIEAPVHRGEPILQVRNLVKHFPLTQGILFKKQIGAVKAVDGISFDLYQGETLGIVGESGCGKSTVAKLLMTLERATAGEVFYKGQDITKLTGRALKAVRRNIQMVFQDPYTSLNPRMTVGDIIGEPFDIHPEVAPKGDRRRKVQDLLDVVGLNPEYIHRYPHQFSGGQRQRIGIARGLALNPEIIICDEPVSALDVSVQAQVVNLMEKLQDEFNLSYLFIAHDLSIVRHISDRVGVMYLGKMAEIGTDVQIYDHPTHPYTQALLSAVPVPDPEMREGRERIILTGDVPSPANPPSGCRFRTRCWKAEEKCATEVPLLAVPQRFKGQDTPAAHESACHFAEEKDVVHAA from the coding sequence ATGGCTGAGCTCAAGAAGACGAACGAGGCCGTGGACGCGACCCCCAACGTCGCCAAGGTGGAGACGGTCGACGCCGCCTCCGAGGCGGCGGCGGTCCAGGCGATCGAGGCCCCGGTCCACCGCGGTGAGCCGATCCTCCAGGTGCGCAACCTGGTCAAGCACTTCCCGCTGACCCAGGGCATCCTCTTCAAGAAGCAGATCGGCGCGGTCAAGGCCGTCGACGGGATCTCCTTCGACCTCTACCAGGGCGAGACGCTCGGCATCGTCGGCGAGTCGGGCTGTGGCAAGTCCACCGTCGCGAAGCTGCTGATGACGCTGGAGCGGGCGACCGCCGGCGAGGTCTTCTACAAGGGCCAGGACATCACCAAGCTGACGGGCCGTGCGCTGAAGGCCGTCCGCCGCAACATCCAGATGGTGTTCCAGGACCCGTACACCTCGCTCAACCCGCGGATGACGGTCGGCGACATCATCGGCGAGCCCTTCGACATCCACCCCGAGGTGGCTCCGAAGGGCGACCGGCGCCGCAAGGTGCAGGATCTGCTGGACGTCGTCGGTCTCAACCCCGAGTACATCCACCGGTACCCGCACCAGTTCTCCGGCGGTCAGCGTCAGCGCATCGGCATCGCCCGCGGCCTCGCGCTCAATCCGGAGATCATCATCTGCGACGAGCCGGTGTCCGCGCTGGACGTGTCGGTGCAGGCGCAGGTCGTCAACCTGATGGAGAAGCTGCAGGACGAGTTCAACCTGTCCTACCTCTTCATCGCCCACGACCTGTCGATCGTCCGGCACATCTCGGACCGCGTCGGCGTGATGTACCTGGGCAAGATGGCGGAGATCGGCACGGACGTGCAGATCTACGACCACCCCACCCACCCGTACACGCAGGCGCTGCTCTCCGCGGTCCCGGTCCCCGATCCGGAGATGCGCGAGGGCCGTGAGCGGATCATCCTCACCGGCGATGTGCCGTCGCCGGCGAACCCGCCGTCGGGCTGCCGCTTCCGCACCCGCTGCTGGAAGGCGGAGGAGAAGTGCGCCACCGAGGTGCCGCTGCTCGCGGTGCCCCAGCGCTTCAAAGGCCAGGACACCCCGGCCGCGCACGAGTCGGCGTGCCACTTCGCCGAGGAGAAGGACGTCGTCCACGCGGCGTAG
- a CDS encoding GNAT family N-acetyltransferase, with product MEHEPTDREGRRIALCAVDDGNWRAVADIAPRDEQRGFVAALAARYLLLSMCGGLWTSLGVLADDTVVGHVMWAYDEEGGAHWIGGVVVDADEQGKGVGRAAMQALIRMLSRRPDCREIRLSYHPDNSGAAKLYAALGFTPTGDLEDDEVVVALAVPRDPAA from the coding sequence ATGGAACATGAACCGACCGACCGCGAAGGCCGCCGCATCGCGCTGTGCGCCGTCGACGACGGCAACTGGCGGGCCGTCGCCGACATCGCGCCCCGAGACGAGCAGCGGGGTTTCGTCGCCGCCCTCGCCGCCCGCTATCTGCTGCTCTCGATGTGCGGCGGACTCTGGACCTCGCTCGGCGTCCTCGCGGACGACACCGTCGTCGGCCATGTCATGTGGGCGTACGACGAGGAGGGCGGGGCCCACTGGATCGGGGGTGTGGTCGTCGACGCCGACGAGCAGGGCAAGGGTGTGGGCCGGGCGGCCATGCAGGCGCTGATCCGGATGCTGTCCCGGCGGCCGGACTGCCGGGAGATACGGCTCTCCTACCACCCGGACAACAGTGGCGCGGCCAAGCTCTACGCGGCCCTCGGGTTCACGCCGACCGGGGACTTGGAGGACGACGAGGTGGTGGTCGCCCTGGCGGTCCCCCGGGACCCGGCGGCCTGA
- a CDS encoding GNAT family N-acetyltransferase: MPLTVRPATLADAPAVCALLNAADVAEIGHPDTELHTVETDLAHPEIDLARDSWLVHEDGDLLAYGILWSDSGQGDIGVDHYVLPGRPDAALPVLERIEERAARKAAAARAERAVLHLNLNVRPTLDTALLVTRGWRTVRRHQVMTRPLTAADRPCEPPAGVSLRDCVADADHRTAHALVEETFAEHFDHHPRSYEQWLADTGPRDRSLMWIASVEGEGDVAVLLTRNDKETMGWIGNLGVRKAARGRGLGGHLLRHAFAVYAARGRDTIGLAVDTQNESRALALYEAHGMTLHYAIDTWELILPVPAPATRAT, translated from the coding sequence ATGCCACTCACCGTCCGGCCCGCGACGCTCGCGGACGCACCCGCCGTCTGTGCACTGCTGAACGCCGCCGACGTCGCCGAGATCGGCCACCCGGACACCGAGCTGCACACGGTCGAGACCGATCTGGCCCACCCCGAGATCGACCTCGCCCGGGACTCGTGGCTGGTGCACGAGGACGGTGACCTCCTGGCGTACGGAATCCTGTGGAGCGACTCGGGGCAGGGCGACATCGGCGTCGACCACTACGTCCTGCCCGGCCGGCCGGATGCCGCCCTGCCGGTCCTCGAGCGGATCGAGGAGCGCGCCGCGCGGAAGGCCGCGGCGGCCCGCGCGGAGCGGGCCGTGCTGCACCTGAACCTCAACGTCCGGCCCACGCTCGACACCGCGCTGCTCGTGACGCGCGGCTGGCGTACCGTCCGTCGCCACCAGGTCATGACACGTCCGCTGACCGCCGCCGACCGGCCCTGTGAGCCGCCAGCCGGAGTGTCGCTGCGCGACTGCGTCGCGGATGCGGACCACCGGACGGCCCACGCGCTGGTGGAGGAGACCTTCGCCGAGCACTTCGACCACCACCCGCGCAGCTACGAGCAGTGGCTGGCGGACACCGGCCCCCGCGACCGGTCGCTCATGTGGATCGCCTCCGTCGAGGGCGAAGGCGACGTGGCCGTGCTGCTGACCCGGAACGACAAGGAGACCATGGGCTGGATCGGCAATCTCGGGGTGCGGAAGGCGGCACGGGGCCGTGGACTCGGCGGCCATCTGCTGCGCCACGCCTTCGCCGTGTACGCAGCCCGCGGCCGGGACACCATCGGCCTGGCGGTGGACACGCAGAACGAGAGCCGGGCGCTGGCCCTCTACGAGGCGCACGGGATGACCCTGCACTACGCGATCGACACATGGGAGCTGATCCTGCCGGTGCCGGCTCCCGCCACACGGGCGACCTGA
- a CDS encoding peptide ABC transporter substrate-binding protein, whose translation MRGATHVKWAACAVAVVLAAAGCGGGSDSGGGGADGIVSSSWGDPQNPLEPANTNEVQGGKVLDMIFRGLKRYDPKTGEAEDMLAESIETTDSVNFTITVKPGWKFSNGEAVTARSFVDAWNYGAHLKNNQRNAYFFGYIDGYDKVHPEEGEATADTLSGLRVTGDRTFTVKLSQKFSTWPDTLGYAAFAPLPRAFFDDHDAWLAKPVGNGPYTVDSYARGSQMSLRRWDGYMGPDKAQNGGIDLKVYTDNNTAYTDLIAGNLDLVDDVPASQLKNVQADLGDRYINSPAGIIQTLAFPYYDDDWDTPDGAKLRTGLSMAINRKQITDTIFQQTRTPAKDWTSPVLGEEGGYDPPLCGTACEFDPARAKQLIAEAGGLPGGRITISYNADTGSHKDWVDAVCNSIKNALGNDRACVGNPIGTFADFRNQITQSKMSGPFRAGWQMDYPLIQNFLQPLYYTNASSNDGKWSNKKFDDLIDRANAQTDPAQAVETFKEAEKVVRDEMAAIPLWYQNGSAGYSERVSNVALNPFSVPVYDQITVN comes from the coding sequence ATGCGCGGAGCCACCCACGTGAAGTGGGCCGCATGCGCGGTCGCCGTCGTCCTCGCGGCGGCGGGCTGCGGCGGTGGGAGCGACAGCGGCGGTGGTGGGGCCGACGGGATCGTGAGTTCCTCGTGGGGCGACCCGCAGAATCCGCTGGAGCCCGCCAACACCAACGAGGTGCAGGGCGGCAAGGTCCTCGACATGATCTTCCGCGGTCTCAAGCGGTACGACCCGAAGACCGGTGAGGCCGAGGACATGCTCGCCGAGAGCATCGAGACCACCGACTCGGTCAATTTCACGATCACCGTCAAGCCCGGGTGGAAGTTCAGCAACGGAGAGGCCGTCACCGCCAGGTCGTTCGTGGACGCCTGGAACTACGGGGCGCACCTGAAGAACAATCAGCGCAACGCCTACTTCTTCGGCTACATCGACGGGTACGACAAGGTCCACCCGGAGGAGGGCGAGGCGACCGCCGACACCCTGTCAGGGCTCAGGGTCACCGGCGACCGGACCTTCACCGTGAAGCTCTCCCAGAAGTTCTCCACCTGGCCCGACACCCTCGGCTACGCGGCGTTCGCCCCGCTGCCGAGAGCGTTCTTCGACGATCACGACGCCTGGCTCGCCAAGCCCGTCGGCAACGGCCCGTACACCGTCGACTCGTACGCCAGGGGCTCCCAGATGTCCCTGCGCCGCTGGGACGGCTACATGGGGCCCGACAAGGCGCAGAACGGCGGCATCGACCTCAAGGTCTACACCGACAACAACACGGCCTACACCGACCTGATCGCCGGCAACCTGGATCTCGTCGACGACGTACCCGCCTCCCAGCTCAAGAACGTGCAGGCCGACCTCGGCGACCGGTACATCAACAGTCCCGCCGGCATCATCCAGACGCTCGCCTTCCCCTACTACGACGACGACTGGGACACCCCCGACGGGGCGAAGCTCCGCACCGGCCTGTCCATGGCGATCAACCGCAAGCAGATCACCGACACCATCTTCCAGCAGACCCGCACACCGGCGAAGGACTGGACCTCACCGGTGCTCGGCGAGGAGGGCGGCTACGACCCGCCCCTGTGCGGCACGGCGTGCGAGTTCGACCCCGCCCGGGCGAAGCAGCTGATCGCCGAGGCCGGCGGTCTGCCGGGCGGACGGATCACGATCTCGTACAACGCCGACACCGGCTCCCACAAGGACTGGGTCGACGCCGTCTGCAACTCCATCAAGAACGCCCTCGGCAACGACCGGGCGTGCGTCGGCAACCCGATCGGCACCTTCGCCGACTTCCGCAACCAGATCACCCAGTCCAAGATGTCCGGGCCCTTCCGGGCCGGCTGGCAGATGGACTACCCGCTGATCCAGAACTTCCTCCAGCCGCTCTACTACACCAACGCCTCCTCCAACGACGGCAAGTGGAGCAACAAGAAGTTCGACGACCTGATCGATCGCGCCAACGCCCAGACCGACCCCGCGCAGGCCGTCGAGACGTTCAAGGAGGCGGAGAAGGTCGTACGGGACGAGATGGCCGCCATCCCGCTCTGGTACCAGAACGGCAGCGCCGGCTACTCCGAGCGCGTCTCCAACGTCGCGCTCAACCCGTTCAGCGTTCCTGTCTACGACCAGATCACGGTCAACTGA
- a CDS encoding ABC transporter permease — MGRYVIRRLLQMIPVFFGATLLIFLMVNVMGDPIAGLCGERRCDPATAARLRKEFGLDMPVWQQYATYMGNVFTGDFGTAFNGQKVTELMGEAFPVTIRLTLVAVVFEIIIGIALGVVTGLRRGRPVDSGVLLFTLVVISVPTFVTGLLLQLLLGYKWDIIDPSVSTDARLDELIVPGLVLASVSLAYVTRLTRTSIAENSRADYVRTAKAKGLPRSRVIRKHLLRNSLIPVVTFIGTDVGALMGGAIVTERIFNIHGVGYQLYQGILRQNTQTVVGFVSILVIVFLVANLLVDLLYAVLDPRIRYA; from the coding sequence ATGGGACGTTATGTGATCCGGCGTCTGCTGCAGATGATCCCCGTCTTCTTCGGCGCCACCCTGCTGATTTTCCTCATGGTCAATGTGATGGGCGACCCCATCGCGGGACTGTGCGGAGAGCGGCGGTGCGACCCGGCGACAGCCGCCCGGCTGCGCAAGGAGTTCGGCCTCGACATGCCCGTCTGGCAGCAGTACGCGACCTACATGGGCAACGTCTTCACCGGGGACTTCGGCACCGCCTTCAACGGCCAGAAGGTCACCGAGCTCATGGGCGAGGCGTTCCCGGTGACGATCAGGCTCACCCTGGTGGCCGTCGTCTTCGAGATCATCATCGGCATCGCCCTCGGCGTCGTCACCGGCCTGCGCCGCGGCCGCCCCGTCGACAGCGGGGTGCTCCTGTTCACGCTCGTCGTCATCTCGGTGCCCACGTTCGTCACCGGTCTGCTGCTCCAGCTGCTCCTCGGCTACAAGTGGGACATCATCGACCCGTCCGTCTCCACCGACGCCAGGCTCGACGAACTGATCGTCCCCGGTCTGGTGCTCGCCTCCGTCTCGCTCGCCTATGTCACCCGGCTGACCCGCACCTCCATCGCGGAGAACAGCCGCGCCGACTACGTCCGCACCGCCAAGGCGAAGGGCCTGCCGCGGAGCCGGGTGATCCGCAAGCACCTGCTGCGCAACTCCCTGATCCCGGTGGTCACCTTCATCGGCACCGACGTCGGCGCCCTGATGGGCGGCGCGATCGTCACCGAGCGGATCTTCAACATCCACGGGGTCGGCTATCAGCTGTACCAGGGCATCCTGCGGCAGAACACACAGACCGTCGTCGGCTTCGTCAGCATCCTCGTCATCGTCTTCCTCGTGGCGAACCTGCTGGTCGACCTGCTGTACGCCGTTCTGGACCCGAGGATCCGCTATGCCTGA
- a CDS encoding ABC transporter permease, producing the protein MPEPQQNPHFDDPAHLAVAATGAGGATNLAMSEGETLEQTPDGPEGTGPAAKPRSLWSDAWRDLRRNPVFIVSALVILFLIFISLWPSAIASGNPLTCDLARAQEGSQPGHPFGFNGQGCDVYTRTVYGARASVTVGVCATLGVALLGSVLGGLAGFFGGAWDAVLSRLTDIFFGIPVVLGGLVLLSVITSTTVWPVVGFMVLLGWPQISRIARGSVITAKQNDYVQAARALGASSSRMLLRHIAPNAVAPVIVVATIALGTYISLEATLSFLGVGLKPPTVSWGIDISSASPYVRNAPHMLLWPAGALAVTVLAFIMLGDAVRDALDPKLR; encoded by the coding sequence ATGCCTGAGCCGCAGCAGAATCCGCATTTCGACGACCCCGCCCACTTGGCCGTCGCCGCCACCGGAGCGGGCGGCGCGACCAATCTGGCGATGAGCGAGGGCGAGACGCTGGAGCAGACACCCGACGGCCCCGAGGGCACCGGGCCGGCCGCGAAGCCGCGCAGCCTCTGGTCGGACGCCTGGCGCGATCTGCGGCGCAACCCGGTCTTCATCGTCTCGGCCCTGGTGATCCTCTTCCTGATCTTCATCTCGCTGTGGCCCTCGGCGATCGCCTCCGGCAACCCGCTCACCTGCGACCTCGCCAGGGCCCAGGAGGGCTCCCAGCCCGGACACCCGTTCGGCTTCAACGGACAGGGCTGCGACGTCTACACCCGTACCGTCTACGGTGCGCGCGCCTCCGTGACCGTCGGCGTCTGCGCCACCCTCGGCGTGGCGCTGCTCGGCTCGGTGCTCGGCGGGCTGGCCGGCTTCTTCGGCGGCGCCTGGGACGCCGTCCTGTCCCGGCTCACCGACATCTTCTTCGGCATCCCCGTGGTCCTCGGCGGCCTGGTGCTGCTGTCCGTGATCACCAGCACCACGGTCTGGCCCGTCGTCGGTTTCATGGTGCTGCTGGGCTGGCCGCAGATCTCCCGTATCGCCCGCGGCTCCGTCATCACCGCCAAGCAGAACGACTACGTGCAGGCCGCCCGGGCGCTCGGCGCCTCCAGCTCACGGATGCTGCTGCGGCACATCGCCCCCAACGCCGTCGCCCCGGTGATCGTGGTGGCGACCATCGCGCTTGGCACCTACATCTCGCTGGAGGCGACGCTCTCGTTCCTGGGCGTCGGCCTCAAACCGCCGACCGTCTCCTGGGGCATCGACATTTCGTCGGCCTCCCCGTACGTCCGTAACGCGCCGCACATGCTGCTGTGGCCCGCCGGGGCCCTGGCGGTCACGGTGCTCGCGTTCATCATGCTCGGCGACGCGGTGCGCGACGCCCTCGACCCCAAGCTGCGCTGA
- a CDS encoding ABC transporter ATP-binding protein, whose translation MPATSYEAVMPAQPDASGSLLEVRGLHVEFRMRDGVAKAVNGVDYTVDAGETLAVLGESGSGKSVTAQAVMGILDMPPGRITGGEIFFKGQNLLTMREEDRRKIRGAGMAMIFQDALSSLNPVLSVGDQLGEMFVVHQGLSRKDAKARAVELMDRVRIPAAKERVGQYPHQFSGGMRQRIMIAMALSLEPDLIIADEPTTALDVTVQAQVMDLLAELQRELGMGLILITHDLGVVADVADKIAVMYAGRIVETAPVHDIYRAPAHPYTKGLLESIPRLDQKGRELYAIKGLPPNLMHIPSGCPFHPRCPMAQDVCRTDVPPLYEVDERRGSACHFWEATLHG comes from the coding sequence ATGCCCGCCACGTCCTACGAGGCCGTGATGCCCGCTCAGCCCGACGCCTCCGGCAGCCTGCTCGAGGTACGCGGCCTGCACGTGGAGTTCCGTATGCGGGACGGGGTCGCCAAGGCGGTCAACGGTGTCGACTACACCGTCGACGCGGGCGAGACGCTCGCCGTGCTGGGCGAGTCCGGGTCCGGCAAGTCCGTCACCGCGCAGGCCGTCATGGGCATCCTGGACATGCCGCCCGGCCGGATCACCGGCGGCGAGATCTTCTTCAAGGGCCAGAACCTGCTGACGATGCGGGAGGAGGACCGGCGGAAGATCAGAGGCGCCGGAATGGCCATGATCTTCCAGGACGCCCTGTCCTCCCTGAACCCGGTCCTGAGCGTCGGCGACCAGCTCGGCGAGATGTTCGTCGTCCACCAGGGGCTGTCGCGCAAGGACGCGAAGGCCAGGGCGGTCGAGCTGATGGACCGGGTCCGCATCCCCGCGGCCAAGGAGCGGGTCGGCCAGTATCCGCACCAGTTCTCCGGGGGCATGCGCCAGCGCATCATGATCGCGATGGCGCTCTCGCTGGAGCCCGACCTGATCATCGCCGACGAGCCGACCACGGCCCTCGACGTCACCGTGCAGGCGCAGGTCATGGACCTGCTGGCCGAGCTCCAGCGCGAACTCGGCATGGGGCTGATCCTGATCACCCACGACCTCGGGGTCGTCGCCGACGTCGCCGACAAGATCGCCGTCATGTACGCGGGCCGGATCGTCGAGACGGCCCCCGTCCACGACATCTACCGCGCACCCGCCCACCCGTACACCAAGGGCCTGCTCGAGTCGATCCCGCGCCTGGACCAGAAGGGTCGGGAGCTGTACGCGATCAAGGGACTGCCGCCGAACCTGATGCACATCCCCTCGGGCTGTCCCTTCCACCCGCGCTGCCCGATGGCCCAGGACGTGTGCCGGACCGATGTACCACCGCTGTACGAGGTGGACGAGCGGCGCGGGAGCGCCTGCCACTTCTGGGAGGCGACGCTCCATGGCTGA
- a CDS encoding ABC transporter ATP-binding protein — translation MAEAILEVRDLYRHYPLTRGVLFKKQVGAVKAVDGVDVDLYAGETLGIVGESGCGKSTLARMLVHLERPTAGTIRYKGEDITRLSGRALKAVRRNIQMVFQDPYTSLNPRMTVGDIIGEPYEIHPEVAPKGSRRQKVQDLLDVVGLNPEYINRYPHQFSGGQRQRIGIARGLALQPEVIVADEPVSALDVSVQAQVINLLEKLQDEFSLSYVFIAHDLSIVRHISDRVGVMYLGRIVEIGRDAEIYDHPTHPYTQALLSAVPVPDPEARAPGGGPPGEARGRIILTGDVPSPTSIPSGCRFRTRCWKAQERCVVEVPLLAVPEHLRTAEGSVQHPSACHFASEMHVVPGGPERGDDDGAKTL, via the coding sequence ATGGCTGAGGCGATCCTCGAGGTCCGCGACCTGTACAGGCACTACCCGCTCACCAGGGGCGTCCTTTTCAAGAAGCAGGTGGGCGCGGTCAAGGCGGTCGACGGCGTCGACGTGGACCTGTACGCCGGCGAGACCCTCGGCATCGTGGGGGAATCGGGCTGCGGCAAGTCCACGCTCGCCAGGATGCTGGTCCATCTGGAGCGGCCGACGGCAGGCACCATCCGGTACAAGGGCGAGGACATCACCAGGCTGTCGGGGCGTGCGCTGAAGGCGGTGCGGCGCAACATCCAGATGGTGTTCCAGGACCCGTACACGTCGCTCAACCCGCGGATGACGGTCGGCGACATCATCGGGGAGCCGTACGAGATCCACCCGGAGGTCGCCCCCAAGGGATCGCGCCGGCAAAAGGTCCAGGACCTGCTGGACGTCGTCGGGCTCAACCCGGAGTACATCAACCGCTATCCGCACCAGTTCTCCGGCGGCCAGCGCCAGCGCATCGGCATCGCCCGGGGGCTCGCCCTCCAGCCGGAGGTCATCGTCGCCGACGAGCCGGTGTCCGCGCTGGACGTGTCGGTGCAGGCGCAGGTCATCAATCTGCTGGAGAAGCTGCAGGACGAGTTCTCGCTCAGCTATGTGTTCATCGCCCACGACCTGTCGATCGTCCGGCACATCTCGGACCGGGTCGGGGTGATGTACCTCGGACGGATCGTGGAGATCGGCAGGGACGCCGAGATCTACGACCACCCCACGCACCCGTACACGCAGGCGCTGCTCTCCGCGGTCCCGGTGCCCGACCCGGAGGCGCGAGCACCGGGTGGGGGTCCCCCCGGCGAAGCCAGGGGGAGGATCATCCTCACGGGGGACGTGCCGTCACCGACCAGCATTCCGTCCGGCTGCCGCTTCCGGACCCGCTGCTGGAAGGCGCAGGAGCGGTGCGTCGTGGAGGTGCCGCTGCTGGCCGTCCCGGAACATCTGCGGACGGCCGAGGGGTCCGTGCAGCACCCGTCGGCCTGCCACTTCGCGTCGGAGATGCATGTGGTGCCCGGCGGACCGGAGCGCGGTGACGACGACGGTGCGAAGACGCTGTGA
- a CDS encoding S9 family peptidase: MTSTPPLSFPRQSARTQRFTLGAPRAFTVSPDGSRLVFLRSASGTDRSGLLWVLDLDGHGPPLERPAADPRELLGGSAEELSAEERARRERSREGSAGIVGYAVDQAVELAAFTLSGRLFTAELRAGTARELTVPGPVLDPRPSPDGRLVAYVSGGALRVTGAEGEGDRALAEPDDEHVTYGLAEFVAAEEMDRSRGFWWSPDSDGLLVARADEREVRRWWIPDPAHPDREPAKVAYPAAGTPNADVRLFFVTLDGERTEVSWERDRYPYLARVHWSAAGAPLLLVQSRDQRTQVHLAADPESGRTRTVHVDEDAAWLELFPGVPAWAPDSSHARGFGAGRLVRIADEGGARVLAVGDRVLTGPQLQMRAVLDIGESDVLVSAAAGEDAARPETGEIHVYRVNELGVERVSEGPGVHAAVRAGGVTVLASSRTDASGATVQVLRDGKQIALVASHAEQPVLRARPVLTQAGARRIPCAVLLPSDHQESDGPLPVLMDPYGGPHGQRVLAAHNPYLTSQWFADQGFAVVVADGRGTPGRSPGWEKAIAGDFTVTLDDQIEALHALAGSFPLDLSRVAVRGWSYGGYLAAMAVLRRPDVFHAAVAGAPVTDWRLYDTHYTERYLGDPGDRPAAYAANSLVTDAGLTAVEGPARPLMIVHGLADDNVVVAHALRLSSALLAAGRPHEVLPLTGVTHMTPQEQIAENLLLLQVDFLKRSLGLGG; the protein is encoded by the coding sequence ATGACGTCGACGCCGCCGCTCTCCTTTCCGCGTCAGTCCGCGCGGACCCAGCGCTTCACGCTGGGCGCCCCCCGCGCCTTCACCGTGTCCCCGGACGGGTCGCGCCTGGTGTTCCTGCGCTCGGCGTCCGGGACCGACCGGTCGGGACTGCTGTGGGTGCTCGACCTGGACGGCCACGGCCCGCCGCTGGAGCGTCCGGCCGCGGACCCGCGGGAGTTGCTGGGCGGCTCCGCCGAGGAGCTGTCCGCCGAGGAGCGCGCCCGGCGCGAGCGCAGCAGGGAAGGCTCCGCCGGAATCGTCGGCTACGCGGTCGACCAGGCGGTCGAGTTGGCGGCGTTCACCTTGTCCGGGCGGCTGTTCACCGCGGAGCTGCGGGCCGGTACGGCACGCGAACTGACCGTGCCGGGGCCCGTGCTGGACCCCCGGCCCTCCCCGGACGGCCGGCTCGTCGCCTATGTGTCGGGCGGCGCGCTGCGGGTGACGGGCGCGGAGGGCGAGGGGGACCGTGCGCTGGCCGAGCCGGACGACGAGCACGTCACCTACGGTCTCGCGGAGTTCGTCGCCGCCGAGGAGATGGACCGCTCTCGAGGCTTCTGGTGGTCACCGGACTCGGACGGACTGCTCGTCGCCCGCGCCGACGAACGCGAGGTGCGGCGCTGGTGGATCCCCGACCCGGCGCACCCGGACCGGGAGCCGGCGAAGGTCGCGTATCCCGCCGCGGGCACGCCCAACGCCGACGTACGGCTGTTCTTCGTCACCCTGGACGGGGAGCGCACGGAGGTGAGTTGGGAACGGGACCGCTATCCGTACCTGGCGCGCGTGCACTGGTCGGCGGCCGGCGCTCCGCTGCTGCTCGTGCAGTCCCGGGACCAGCGCACCCAGGTCCATCTGGCGGCCGATCCGGAGTCGGGCAGAACCCGGACCGTGCATGTGGACGAGGACGCCGCGTGGCTGGAACTCTTCCCCGGGGTGCCCGCCTGGGCCCCGGACTCGTCGCACGCGCGCGGCTTCGGCGCCGGCCGGCTGGTGCGGATCGCGGACGAGGGCGGGGCGCGGGTGCTCGCCGTCGGCGACCGGGTGCTGACCGGCCCGCAGTTGCAGATGCGCGCGGTGCTGGACATCGGAGAGAGCGACGTACTGGTCTCGGCTGCGGCGGGCGAGGACGCCGCGCGGCCGGAGACCGGCGAGATCCATGTGTACCGGGTGAACGAACTGGGCGTCGAGCGCGTCTCGGAAGGACCCGGCGTCCATGCCGCGGTACGCGCGGGCGGGGTGACCGTCCTCGCGTCGTCCCGCACGGACGCGAGCGGCGCCACGGTCCAGGTGCTCAGGGACGGCAAGCAGATCGCGCTCGTCGCCTCGCACGCCGAGCAGCCGGTGCTGCGCGCCCGGCCGGTGCTGACACAGGCCGGGGCGCGGCGGATTCCGTGCGCCGTGCTGCTGCCGTCGGACCACCAGGAGTCGGACGGCCCGCTGCCGGTGCTGATGGACCCGTACGGGGGTCCGCACGGTCAGCGCGTGCTGGCCGCCCACAACCCGTATCTGACCTCGCAGTGGTTCGCCGACCAGGGCTTCGCCGTCGTCGTCGCGGACGGCCGCGGCACCCCCGGCCGCTCCCCGGGCTGGGAGAAGGCGATCGCCGGGGACTTCACCGTGACGCTGGACGACCAGATCGAGGCACTGCACGCCCTGGCCGGGTCCTTCCCGCTCGACCTGTCCCGGGTGGCCGTCCGCGGCTGGTCGTACGGCGGATATCTGGCGGCGATGGCGGTGCTGCGCCGTCCTGACGTCTTCCACGCGGCGGTGGCGGGCGCCCCGGTGACCGACTGGCGGCTCTACGACACCCACTACACCGAGCGCTATCTGGGCGACCCCGGTGACCGTCCCGCTGCGTACGCGGCGAACTCGCTGGTCACCGATGCCGGGCTGACGGCCGTGGAGGGCCCGGCACGGCCGCTGATGATCGTCCATGGTCTGGCGGACGACAATGTCGTGGTGGCCCATGCACTGCGCCTCTCCTCGGCGCTGCTGGCCGCGGGCCGCCCGCACGAGGTGCTGCCACTGACGGGAGTGACCCATATGACGCCGCAGGAGCAGATCGCGGAGAACCTGCTGCTGCTCCAGGTCGACTTCCTCAAGCGGTCACTGGGGCTCGGCGGCTGA